In a single window of the Bacillus mycoides genome:
- a CDS encoding DNA-3-methyladenine glycosylase family protein: protein MTAEYNSALTLVVPKEFSFQENLRYLSRSKNECMFHIENNKIYKVIPVQNINPLVEIGLNANSNIQIRFLGASYVSEKWAHDAVSNYVKEWFDLTTDLAPFYKLAKHDPLLQKPIKEFYGLRTLGIPDLFEALCWGILGQQINLTYAYTLKRRLVENFGDYVDWNGRKHWIFPSPEVIANLDVEDLATLKMTTRKCEYLIDVAQLITEGKLSKESLLQIQDVKQAEKQLTSIRGIGPWTAHYVLMRCLRFPSAFPIDDVGLHNAIKFITGSEKKPTKNEIKEFASNWTNWESYATFYLWRVLY from the coding sequence ATGACAGCAGAATATAATAGCGCATTGACTTTAGTAGTTCCAAAAGAATTTAGTTTTCAAGAAAACTTACGCTATCTATCGCGTTCTAAAAATGAATGTATGTTTCATATTGAAAACAATAAAATCTATAAAGTCATTCCTGTTCAAAACATAAATCCATTAGTTGAAATTGGTTTGAATGCCAATAGTAATATTCAAATACGTTTTTTAGGAGCATCATATGTCTCTGAAAAATGGGCACACGATGCCGTATCTAACTATGTAAAAGAGTGGTTTGATTTAACTACTGATTTAGCTCCCTTCTATAAATTAGCTAAACACGACCCACTCCTTCAAAAACCCATTAAAGAATTTTACGGTCTTCGTACTTTGGGAATTCCGGATTTATTTGAAGCACTATGCTGGGGGATTCTAGGTCAACAAATCAACCTCACATATGCCTATACTCTAAAAAGAAGATTAGTCGAAAATTTTGGCGATTATGTAGATTGGAACGGTAGAAAACATTGGATATTCCCATCACCTGAAGTAATAGCAAATTTAGATGTAGAAGATCTCGCAACATTAAAAATGACTACAAGAAAGTGCGAATACTTAATTGACGTCGCGCAGCTCATTACAGAAGGTAAATTATCAAAAGAATCTCTATTACAAATACAAGATGTGAAGCAAGCTGAAAAACAATTAACTAGCATTCGCGGTATAGGGCCATGGACAGCTCACTATGTTTTGATGCGTTGTTTACGATTCCCTTCAGCTTTTCCAATTGATGATGTTGGTTTGCATAATGCAATTAAATTTATAACAGGTTCCGAAAAGAAACCGACTAAAAATGAAATAAAAGAATTTGCATCAAATTGGACAAATT
- a CDS encoding methylated-DNA--[protein]-cysteine S-methyltransferase, translated as MNSYKNKSIYWALITHKNWCLHIAATENGLCFIGSQDENFEELNLWARKKLPQHILTHNPDYLLTYTKEVIEYLENKRETFTFPIDAYGTEFQLSVWNTVREIPYGKTYSYSEIAERIQKPTAVRAVASAIAANPLLITIPCHRVIGKDGKLTGFRGGLEMKKELLTLEKLPVEFI; from the coding sequence ATGAATTCCTATAAAAATAAATCTATATATTGGGCGCTAATTACACATAAAAATTGGTGCTTGCATATTGCTGCAACTGAAAATGGACTATGTTTCATTGGATCTCAAGACGAAAACTTTGAAGAACTAAATTTGTGGGCTAGAAAAAAACTGCCACAGCATATATTGACTCACAATCCAGATTACCTGCTAACATATACGAAAGAAGTTATCGAGTATTTAGAAAACAAGCGAGAAACTTTTACATTCCCTATTGATGCTTACGGAACTGAATTTCAATTATCTGTTTGGAATACGGTACGTGAAATTCCTTATGGAAAAACATATTCTTATTCAGAAATTGCAGAAAGAATTCAAAAACCTACAGCTGTACGTGCCGTTGCTTCTGCTATTGCTGCCAACCCACTTCTTATTACAATTCCTTGCCATCGCGTTATAGGAAAAGATGGAAAACTAACTGGTTTTAGAGGCGGATTAGAAATGAAGAAAGAATTGCTTACATTAGAAAAGTTACCGGTGGAATTCATATGA
- a CDS encoding bifunctional transcriptional activator/DNA repair enzyme AdaA, with the protein MHNEEFTVTNEYWQAIIHNDSTYDDKFFYAVKSTGIFCRPSCKSRIPNKNNVRIFLKAEQALHENFRPCKRCKPNGLTLPNEEWVEQIKEYIQKHYCDVLTLDLLAEICHGSPYHLQRTFKKIVGISPIEYIQQFRIKKAAEYLSHTNQSVKEISIAVGIENSEYFATLFKKKTGFTPTEYRKKNEMKEGYNNEFL; encoded by the coding sequence GTGCATAATGAAGAGTTCACAGTAACAAATGAGTATTGGCAAGCAATTATTCATAATGACTCCACATATGATGACAAATTCTTTTACGCTGTAAAATCAACCGGTATTTTTTGCCGACCATCATGTAAATCGAGAATACCGAATAAAAACAATGTACGTATTTTTCTTAAGGCAGAGCAAGCATTACATGAAAATTTTCGTCCGTGTAAACGTTGTAAACCAAACGGGCTAACTTTACCTAATGAAGAATGGGTAGAGCAAATTAAAGAATATATCCAAAAACATTATTGTGACGTGCTAACCCTCGACTTACTCGCAGAAATATGCCATGGTAGCCCTTATCATCTACAACGCACTTTCAAGAAAATTGTAGGGATTAGTCCAATAGAATATATACAGCAATTCAGAATTAAAAAAGCGGCAGAATATCTTTCACATACAAATCAATCCGTTAAGGAAATTAGTATTGCTGTCGGGATAGAAAACTCGGAGTATTTCGCAACTTTATTTAAAAAGAAAACCGGATTTACTCCTACTGAATATCGAAAAAAGAACGAAATGAAAGAGGGATACAATAATGAATTCCTATAA